A genomic window from Candidatus Eisenbacteria bacterium includes:
- a CDS encoding ABC-F family ATP-binding cassette domain-containing protein, which produces MGAYRATRCGTRGSADRRRIVGFSRREAPGRRPAPRPQPGAPLIRLQNIRYSIGARSLFSDITWTVAPGDRVALVGPNGAGKTTLIRIILGEYTPESGQRIMSKGTRFGYLPQEAAERFEGTVLGRAMEAHRHLLEMREELDALYEGLQHSLPDNPKLPALLDRAGELQHHLELKDEHTLEPEARRVLGGLGFKTEDQDRPLAEFSGGWRMRAALAALLLTDPTLLFLDEPTNHLDLPALEWLEDYLEEFHGGLVVVSHDRVFLDRVASEVRELDQGVLSEYATSFTGYLEERETRRDRLEAQNVQVDKKIAQLSRFAERFGAKASKATQAQSKRKQIERLKAQRIVLPRRPRGIRFVFPAPPHVGRSVVRLRDVSFGYSAADVISDASIEIERGEKIAIVGANGAGKTTLLRVIAGQLAPREGEREIHQHARPAYFAQHAAETLDGKLTILQAVEEVATDDAMPRLRSLLGNFLFVGDDVFKLCRILSGGERQRVAIARLLLQPTNLLLLDEPTHHLDLAGKEVLEAALEQYPGAVIVVTHDRSLMARLATRILAVQDGRVTLYPGGYDDYEAARVKAESGGAPASSPAVSKGAAGSKGAAGSKAAAGHKSGDGTVRTESRRRAKESERLEKEIEAKEGDLKSVEAELADPAVYADGARTKELLARYERIKVEVESLWKRLEAV; this is translated from the coding sequence ATGGGCGCGTATCGTGCCACAAGGTGCGGTACCCGGGGAAGCGCGGATCGTCGTAGAATCGTTGGCTTTAGCCGGCGTGAGGCGCCAGGACGGCGCCCCGCGCCCAGACCCCAACCCGGAGCCCCACTGATCCGCCTCCAGAACATCCGATACTCGATCGGCGCGCGAAGCCTCTTCTCCGACATCACGTGGACCGTCGCGCCGGGCGATCGCGTCGCCCTGGTCGGTCCGAACGGCGCGGGAAAAACGACGCTCATCCGCATCATCCTCGGCGAGTACACGCCCGAGTCGGGACAGAGGATCATGTCCAAGGGGACGCGGTTCGGATATCTGCCCCAGGAAGCGGCCGAGAGATTCGAAGGCACCGTCCTCGGGCGCGCGATGGAAGCGCATCGCCACCTGCTCGAGATGCGCGAGGAGCTGGACGCGCTCTACGAGGGGCTCCAGCATTCGCTGCCCGACAATCCCAAGCTTCCGGCACTCCTCGATCGGGCCGGCGAGCTGCAGCACCACCTCGAGCTGAAGGACGAGCACACGCTGGAACCGGAAGCCCGCCGGGTGCTGGGCGGGCTGGGATTCAAGACCGAGGATCAGGACCGGCCGCTCGCGGAATTCTCGGGCGGCTGGAGAATGCGGGCCGCGCTCGCGGCGCTCCTTCTGACCGATCCCACGCTCCTCTTCCTGGACGAGCCCACGAATCATCTCGACCTTCCCGCTCTCGAGTGGCTCGAGGACTACCTCGAGGAGTTTCACGGCGGCCTCGTGGTGGTGTCGCACGACCGCGTTTTCCTGGATCGCGTGGCGAGCGAGGTCAGGGAGCTGGATCAGGGCGTGCTGAGCGAGTACGCGACGAGCTTCACCGGATACCTGGAGGAGCGGGAAACGCGGCGTGACCGGCTGGAGGCGCAGAACGTTCAGGTCGACAAGAAAATCGCGCAGCTCTCCCGCTTCGCCGAGCGCTTCGGGGCCAAGGCCTCGAAGGCCACGCAGGCCCAAAGCAAGCGGAAGCAGATCGAGAGGCTGAAGGCGCAGCGGATCGTGCTCCCGCGCCGTCCGCGCGGGATTCGCTTCGTATTTCCGGCGCCGCCCCACGTCGGCAGGTCGGTCGTCCGGCTCCGGGATGTTTCGTTCGGCTACTCGGCAGCGGATGTCATCTCGGACGCTTCGATCGAGATCGAGCGGGGCGAGAAGATCGCGATCGTCGGGGCGAACGGCGCCGGAAAGACCACGCTCCTGCGCGTCATCGCGGGCCAGCTCGCGCCGCGCGAAGGGGAGCGGGAGATCCACCAGCACGCTCGTCCCGCCTACTTCGCGCAGCACGCCGCGGAAACGCTGGACGGGAAGCTCACGATCCTCCAGGCGGTCGAGGAAGTCGCGACCGACGACGCGATGCCGCGCCTCCGCTCCCTTCTCGGCAATTTCCTGTTCGTCGGCGACGACGTGTTCAAGCTCTGCCGCATTCTTTCGGGCGGAGAGCGCCAGCGCGTCGCGATCGCGCGGCTCCTTCTTCAGCCGACCAACCTCCTCCTCCTGGACGAGCCGACGCACCATCTCGATCTCGCGGGGAAGGAAGTGCTGGAGGCGGCGCTCGAGCAGTATCCGGGCGCCGTGATCGTGGTGACCCACGACCGTTCCCTCATGGCGCGGCTCGCCACGCGCATTCTCGCGGTTCAGGACGGGCGCGTGACGCTCTATCCGGGCGGCTACGACGACTACGAGGCGGCGCGGGTCAAGGCGGAGAGCGGAGGGGCCCCGGCGTCGTCGCCGGCAGTGTCCAAGGGCGCGGCTGGGTCCAAGGGCGCGGCTGGGTCCAAAGCGGCCGCCGGGCACAAATCCGGCGACGGCACCGTGCGGACCGAGTCAAGGCGGCGCGCGAAGGAGTCGGAGCGCCTCGAGAAGGAGATCGAGGCCAAGGAGGGAGACCTCAAGTCGGTGGAGGCGGAGCTGGCCGACCCGGCCGTCTACGCCGACGGGGCTCGCACGAAGGAGCTCCTCGCGCGGTACGAGCGCATCAAGGTCGAGGTCGAGTCGCTCTGGAAGAGGCTGGAAGCGGTCTGA
- a CDS encoding serine/threonine protein kinase, which produces MAHSGALRCGYRSSSWGIDAVPHRPTKSPLDMIAKARTPSTRSRWHSLPPDLLQQSCKRVAIMSLIFASLWAIALVMNNLVAPLLGHNHNMTMPWPYPGNFISWIGLAISLTTFFLVGQLKGKPEILLNVSHVNMIVGAGLVALLMNWFPAIDAWRISWLCLIIVVYPSIVPTPPLKTLAISTIVASMDPLAVWIAHLRGVSFGTDPFTMIWYFLPNYISVGLAMIPSTMISGLGRQVNKARELGSYQLGELLGRGGMGEVYHARHRMLARPAAIKLIRPETLGAANSEAARVMIQRFRREAQAAAVLRSPHTINLYDFGVTDDGVFYYVMELLEGLDLESLVERFGPVPASRASFLLRHACHSLGEAHARGLIHRDIKPSNIFTCRLGLSVDFVKVLDFGLVKHYAEGAQAQTVLLTQPDVTTGTPAYMAPEMALGERTIDRRVDIYALGCVGYWLLTGRLVFEADTPVKMMLQHIQSMPAPPSRYAEQEVPPELDRIILQCLAKNPDERPTDTMKVAEMLAAVPLRDAWTKDRAEQWWEAHLPATAPFTEVREKTPVEVLQVVQ; this is translated from the coding sequence GTGGCACACTCGGGGGCGCTTCGCTGCGGTTACCGCTCCTCATCGTGGGGGATCGACGCCGTGCCTCATCGTCCTACCAAATCTCCGCTCGACATGATTGCCAAGGCGCGGACGCCATCGACGCGAAGCCGCTGGCACAGCCTTCCGCCCGACCTGCTTCAGCAATCGTGCAAGCGCGTGGCGATCATGAGCCTGATCTTCGCCTCCTTGTGGGCGATCGCGCTCGTCATGAACAACCTCGTCGCGCCCCTTCTCGGGCACAACCACAACATGACCATGCCCTGGCCCTATCCGGGGAATTTCATTTCCTGGATCGGACTCGCCATCTCCCTCACGACGTTCTTCCTTGTTGGCCAGCTGAAGGGCAAGCCGGAGATCCTGCTCAACGTCAGTCACGTGAACATGATCGTGGGAGCGGGCCTGGTGGCGCTCCTCATGAACTGGTTTCCCGCCATCGATGCCTGGCGCATATCGTGGCTCTGCCTCATCATCGTCGTCTATCCTTCCATCGTTCCGACCCCGCCGCTAAAGACGCTGGCAATTTCAACGATCGTCGCGAGTATGGATCCATTGGCCGTTTGGATCGCGCACCTGAGGGGTGTGAGCTTCGGCACGGACCCGTTTACGATGATCTGGTACTTCCTCCCGAACTACATCTCGGTCGGTCTCGCGATGATCCCGTCGACAATGATCTCCGGCCTCGGCAGGCAGGTGAACAAGGCGCGGGAGCTGGGGAGCTACCAGCTCGGCGAGCTGCTCGGCCGGGGCGGAATGGGCGAGGTGTACCACGCGCGGCATCGGATGCTCGCGCGGCCCGCCGCCATCAAGCTGATCCGCCCCGAGACCCTCGGGGCCGCGAATTCGGAGGCGGCCCGGGTCATGATCCAGCGGTTCCGGCGCGAAGCGCAGGCCGCGGCCGTTCTCCGCTCGCCCCACACGATCAACCTCTACGATTTTGGAGTCACGGACGATGGGGTCTTCTATTACGTGATGGAGCTCTTGGAAGGGTTGGATCTGGAATCGCTGGTCGAACGATTCGGCCCGGTGCCGGCCTCACGGGCGAGTTTTCTTCTCCGCCACGCGTGCCACTCGCTCGGAGAAGCGCACGCGCGCGGGCTGATTCACCGTGACATCAAGCCGTCGAACATCTTCACGTGCCGCCTCGGGTTGAGCGTCGACTTCGTGAAGGTCCTCGACTTCGGCCTGGTGAAGCACTACGCGGAGGGCGCGCAGGCCCAGACGGTCCTTCTCACCCAGCCGGACGTGACCACGGGCACGCCGGCCTACATGGCCCCGGAGATGGCGCTGGGGGAGCGCACGATCGACCGCCGCGTCGACATCTACGCGCTCGGCTGCGTCGGCTATTGGCTCCTGACCGGAAGGCTGGTGTTCGAGGCGGATACGCCGGTCAAGATGATGCTCCAGCACATCCAGTCGATGCCCGCGCCGCCGTCCCGCTACGCGGAGCAAGAGGTGCCTCCCGAGCTGGACCGGATCATTCTCCAGTGCCTTGCGAAAAATCCGGACGAGCGTCCCACCGACACGATGAAGGTGGCCGAGATGCTGGCGGCGGTCCCCCTGCGGGACGCGTGGACGAAGGATCGCGCGGAGCAATGGTGGGAGGCGCATCTTCCCGCGACGGCCCCGTTCACCGAGGTGCGCGAAAAAACTCCGGTCGAGGTGCTCCAGGTGGTTCAGTGA
- a CDS encoding PDZ domain-containing protein, with product MVGGASSRDGPVHRGARKNSGRGAPGGSVSRLRRSASWRRPASTAAIVATLAFLAITARAASAVPQGELGPREKHGSRAALNALTAVSRQFRSLVDRVSPAVVQISAVALAASPGRGSPEALLGVQRRGGSGVLLSSDGYIVTNAHVVEGARRLEVLLARPAAPDAPGRSIVKSPGERVEGKIVGIDLETDLAVVKIAEKGLPFLELGESDGLGEGDIVLAFGSPLGLENSVSMGVVSALGRQLRPNDPMIYIQTDTPINPGNSGGPLVDTDGMVIGINTLIFTQSGGSEGIGFAAPSNIVRSVYNQIRAYGRVRRGAIGVYVQTITPTLAAGLGLPQKWGVVLEDVHPRSPAAAAGLRVGDVVVALDGKPMENGRQFDVNLYRRGVGDSATVSVLRGTDRFTVRVPVIAREDDPMRVTEMVKSDRSLVPRLGIFAVDVDEKVSAMLPWLRKKDGVLVVAWAADAPPVDTGLQPGDVIQSVNRTPVASIDAMNGELTRLQSGDPLVLSVDRLGRNLFLAFEAE from the coding sequence ATGGTGGGAGGCGCATCTTCCCGCGACGGCCCCGTTCACCGAGGTGCGCGAAAAAACTCCGGTCGAGGTGCTCCAGGTGGTTCAGTGAGCCGTCTCCGGCGATCAGCGTCGTGGCGTCGTCCGGCTTCAACGGCGGCGATCGTGGCCACCCTCGCCTTCCTCGCGATCACCGCGCGCGCTGCGAGCGCGGTGCCGCAAGGGGAGCTGGGGCCCCGGGAGAAGCACGGGAGCCGCGCGGCGCTCAACGCATTGACCGCCGTCAGCCGCCAATTCCGGAGCCTCGTTGACCGCGTATCGCCCGCCGTCGTCCAGATCTCAGCGGTCGCGCTCGCTGCATCGCCCGGGCGGGGCTCGCCCGAGGCGCTCCTGGGCGTCCAGCGCCGGGGCGGGTCCGGAGTGCTCCTCTCGAGCGACGGCTACATCGTCACGAACGCCCATGTGGTGGAGGGAGCGCGCCGGCTCGAGGTGTTGCTCGCGCGCCCCGCAGCGCCGGACGCACCCGGGCGATCGATCGTGAAGTCGCCCGGCGAGCGCGTTGAGGGGAAGATCGTGGGGATCGACCTCGAGACGGATCTCGCGGTGGTCAAGATCGCGGAGAAGGGGCTTCCATTCCTCGAGCTGGGCGAGTCGGACGGTCTCGGCGAGGGAGACATCGTGCTGGCGTTCGGGAGCCCGCTCGGTCTCGAGAACTCGGTCTCGATGGGCGTCGTGAGCGCGCTCGGCCGCCAGCTCCGGCCGAACGACCCGATGATCTACATCCAGACCGACACGCCGATCAACCCCGGGAACAGCGGTGGACCGCTGGTCGACACCGACGGCATGGTGATCGGCATCAACACGCTCATCTTCACGCAATCGGGCGGGAGCGAAGGGATCGGCTTCGCCGCCCCGAGCAACATCGTCCGGTCGGTCTATAACCAGATCCGCGCGTATGGCCGGGTCCGCCGCGGCGCGATCGGCGTCTACGTCCAGACGATCACGCCCACGCTCGCCGCCGGGCTCGGCCTGCCGCAGAAGTGGGGAGTCGTCCTGGAGGACGTCCACCCGCGCTCGCCCGCCGCCGCCGCCGGGCTCCGCGTGGGGGACGTCGTGGTCGCCCTCGACGGGAAGCCGATGGAGAACGGCCGGCAATTCGACGTGAATCTCTACCGCAGAGGGGTCGGCGACTCGGCCACCGTGAGCGTGCTCCGGGGGACCGATCGATTCACGGTTCGAGTTCCGGTGATCGCCCGCGAGGATGATCCGATGCGCGTGACGGAAATGGTGAAGTCCGATCGGAGCCTCGTGCCGCGGCTCGGAATCTTCGCGGTCGACGTGGACGAGAAAGTGTCGGCGATGCTCCCATGGCTCCGGAAGAAGGACGGCGTGCTGGTCGTGGCGTGGGCTGCGGACGCGCCACCCGTGGATACGGGCCTTCAGCCGGGCGACGTGATCCAGTCGGTCAATCGCACGCCGGTCGCGTCGATCGACGCGATGAACGGCGAGCTCACGCGGCTTCAGTCGGGCGACCCGTTGGTCCTCTCGGTCGACCGCCTGGGGCGAAACCTATTTCTGGCGTTTGAGGCGGAGTGA